The Oscarella lobularis chromosome 12, ooOscLobu1.1, whole genome shotgun sequence genome window below encodes:
- the LOC136194307 gene encoding ankyrin repeat domain-containing protein 29-like has protein sequence MCDLAGTIDMLSFLAAIESGNMRKVRNFVSNEPITWKTVVSEDGLFAIALAIWCKHCEMVKYFLSAGWGIEKPVDTKYGGTAFLYAALVGPVHALNLLIGKGCNVQATDDFGNGALACACFGGNLAIVKILIEMGFSVNETHEDDYTSLHCAADRGHVKIAAYLIENGANIEAETIHGYTPFLVACQCQRVDVVELLLSKGCNVYAKRERGDGALAMACWKGNVNLALDLIQAGLDVNEAEVFGFTSLHWAAKNGRHSLADLLIIVGANLEVKDKTGSTPILLSAASGNIDLLDMLVLKGCDVQAKNKESILFTIRIRRSNRNII, from the exons ATGTGCGACTTAGCTGGAACTATAGACA TGTTATCTTTTCTGGCTGCAATCGAGAGCGGGAACATGAGAAAAGTTCGTAACTTTGTATCGAATGAGCCGATTACGTGGAAAACGGTGGTAAGCGAG GATGGTCTCTTTGCAATTGCTCTCGCCATTTGGTGCAAGCATTGCGAGATGGTAAAGTACTTTCTTTCAGCGGGATGGGGCATCGAAAAACCAGTTGACACTAAG TACGGAGGAACGGCTTTTCTTTATGCTGCTCTCGTCGGGCCAGTCCATGCATTAAATTTGCTTATTGGGAAAGGTTGCAACGTTCAAGCAACCGACGAC TTTGGAAATGGAGCTCTGGCTTGTGCGTGTTTTGGGGGTAATCTTGCAATCGTTAAAATATTGATTGAAATGGGGTTCTCGGTCAATGAAACTCACGAG GATGACTACACGTCTTTGCATTGCGCAGCCGATCGGGGACACGTGAAAATTGCCGCCTATCTAATAGAGAATGGAGCAAATATCGAGGCTGAAACCATA CATGGATATACACCTTTTCTTGTGGCTTGCCAGTGCCAACGTGTTGACGTGGTTGAGCTACTGTTGTCCAAAGGGTGCAATGTCTATGCAAAGAGGGAA CGAGGAGACGGAGCCTTGGCAATGGCATGTTGGAAAGGAAACGTCAATCTTGCTCTCGATCTTATCCAGGCTGGATTAGACGTCAATGAAGCTGAAGTG TTTGGCTTCACTTCCTTGCACTGGGCAGCTAAGAACGGGCGTCATTCGCTGGCAGATTTACTCATTATTGTTGGCGCTAATCTTGAAGTCAAAGACAAG ACTGGAAGCACACCGATTTTACTCTCTGCCGCAAGTGGCAATATTGATTTGCTAGATATGTTAGTGCTAAAAGGATGTGACGTTCAAGCAAAAAATAAGGAAAGTATTCTTTTTACCATACGAATTAGGCGTTCTAATCGTAATATTATTTAG